Below is a genomic region from Cupriavidus sp. P-10.
GCAGGCGCGGCATTGCCCGCGTGCCCGCGCGGCGCGCGGGCACGTCCCGTTTTGTACTAAATCGCTTGAAGGGTCCTGCGACTGGCTGCGGTGCCGGCTCAGGCGCCCCAGACTTCCTTGAAGACCCGCACCCAGTTCTCGCCCATGATCTTGCGGATGCGCGAGGTCTTCCAGCCCGCGCGCTCCATCGCCGCGGTCAGGTTCGGGAACTCGCCGATGGTGCGGATCCCCTCGGGATTGATCACCTTGCCGAAGTTGGTCAGCCGGCGATAGCGGCCCTTGTCGTGCGTCAGCATGTCGAAGAATTCCGTGCTGTAGCCCTGCGTAAAGTCCGTGCCGATGCCGACCGCATCCTCGCCGACCAGATTCACGACGTAGTCGATCGCTTCGATGTAGTCATCGACCGTTGCCTCGATCCCGCGCTTCAGGAACGGTGCAAACATGGTCACGCCGACGAAGCCGCCGGCATCGGCGATCTCCCTGAGCTGCTGGTCGCTCTTGTTGCGCGGATGCTCCTTCAGGCCCGACGGCAGGCAGTGCGAGTAGCAGACCGGCTTCTTCGAGAAGGCGATGGCTTCGGAAGAGGTGTTGCCGCCGACGTGCGACAGGTCGACCATGATCCCGACGCGGTTCATCTCCGTGATCACCTCGCGGCCGAAGTCGGACAGCCCGCCGTCACGCTCGTAGCAGCCGGTGCCGACCAGGTTTTGCGTGTTGTAGCAGAGCTGCACCACACGCACACCCATGTCGGCGAACGCTTCGATGTAGCCGAGGTTGTCCTCGAACGCATGCGCATTCTGGAAGCCGAGGATCACGCCGGTCTTGCCTTCACGCTTGGCGCGCAGGATGTCGTCGGTGGTGCGCACCAGCGTCAGCAGTTCGCCGTGGTCGCGGATCTGCTGTTTCATCAGCGCAATGTTGTCCACGGTCTTGGTGAAATTCTCCCAGACCGAGACGGTGCAGTTGGCGGCGGTGACGCCGCCCTTGCGCATGTCTTCGAACACGGACCGCTCGAACTTCGAAATGTTCAGGCCGTCGATGATGATGCTGTCTTCGTGCAGCGGGCTCATAGGTTGCTCCACTCCTTGCCTTGGTTCTTGTCGGTGCTCAGTAGATCGGGAAGCGGTCGCACAGCGCGAAGATCTCACGGCGCACGCGCTGCTCCGTGGCCGGGTCCCCTTCCGGGTTCGCGCGCAGCGCCTCGAAGACCTCCAGGATCAGCCTGCCGATCTCGCGGAACTCCGCGACACCGAAGCCGCGTGTGGTGGCAGCAGGGGCGCCGAGCCGGATACCCGACGTGATCGTCGGCTTCTCGGTGTCGAAGGGAATGCCGTTCTTGTTGCAGGTGACGCCGGCGCGCTCGAGCGCCTGCTCGACCTGCGTGCCCTTGAGCCCCTTGGGGCGCAGGTCGACCAGCAGCAGGTGGTTGTCGGTGCCGCCTGTCACCAGGTCGACGCCGCCCTCCTTCAGGACTTCGCCGAGTGCCTGCGCGTTCGCCAGCACGTGGTCGATATAGGTCTTGAACTCCGGCTGCAGCGCCTCGCCAAACGCGACCGCCTTGCCCGCGATCACGTGCATCAGGGGACCGCCCTGCAGGCCGGGGAACACGGCCGAGTTGATCTTCTTGGCAATCTCCTCGTCGTTGGTCAGCACGAAGCCCCCGCGGGGGCCGCGCAGCGTCTTGTGCGTGGTCGAGGTGACGACGTGGGCGTGCCCGACCGGGTTCGGATGGCGGCCCGCCGCGATCACGCCGGCGATGTGCGCCATGTCGACCATCAGCTTCGCGCCGACGCTGTCGGCGATCGCGCGGAAACGGGCAAAATCCAGCTTGCGCGGGTAGGCCGAGAAGCCCGCGATGATCAGGCTCGGCCTATGCTCACGCGCAAGCGCTTCGACCTCGTCGTAGTCGATCAGCATGGTGTCGCGGTTCACGCCGTACTGCACCGCGTTGAACCACTTGCCGGACAGCGCGGGCTTCGCGCCATGGGTCAGGTGGCCGCCCGCATCGAGCGACATGCCAAGCACGGTGTCGCCCGGCTTGGCCAGCGCCAGCATCACCGCGCCGTTGGCCTGAGCGCCGGAATGCGGCTGCACGTTGGCGAAGCCGGCGTCGAAGAGTTGCTTCACGCGATCGATGGCGAGCGCCTCCACTTCATCCGCGAATTCGCAGCCGCCGTAGTAGCGCTTGCCCGGGTATCCTTCCGCGTACTTGTTGGTCAGCACCGAGCCTTGCGCCTCAAGCACCGCGCGCGACACGATATTTTCCGAAGCGATCAGTTCGACTTGCGACTGCTGCCGCTCGAGTTCCTTGAGGAGTGCACCGCGCACCCGTGCGTCGCGCTCGGCCAGGGACTGCGAGAAGAAGGTCTGGGTGTTCGACATAGATGATCCGTGACTGATTGAGATGGCTGCCTGACGGGGCGTGAGACCCGCTGCGCCGGGGCGCTTTGGCTTTGCGGCCTGGTCGGCGCAGCGTTGCCGACGGATCTATTCTTGTCGTTCGGGTTTTGGACCGGTTGGTGAATTCAGACGCGTTCTTTTCCAATTCCGCCATTCGCGTCCGATTTGAACAAGTGGGGCACGAAACGCACGCATGCCGCGTGACGGATACGGCCGGCAGCGTGACGAAAGACTCGTTGGCTTCCGGCGTCAGCGCCTCTCACCGAGTGCTGCACCGCGCTGGCGCACCGTACTGGCGCGGCGCACTGTGCGTGTCACGCATCCGGTGCATTGCGGTGCTTGCGGTGATTGCGGCCGTTGCCGCCCCCATTGCTAGGGTTTCGCCGTATGGCACGTTTGTTGCGCTCGCATTATCAATAGCCATAGACGGCACCGCGCCATTCCCAAGGCCAGAATGCCCGCAAAAAGCCAAGGAACGCCCCCATGTCCACCGACCGAACCGCGTCGCTGTCCCACTTCGCATTCATGCCGCTACCCAACTTTTCGATGATCGCGTTCAGCAACGCCATCGAAGTGCTGCGCATGGCGAACTACCTGAGCGGCCAGGAGCTGTACCGCTGGTCCGTCATCAGCCCGGAAGGCGGCCCGGTGACGGCGAGCAACGACCTGACGATCGACACCCGTCCGGCGCACAGCATCGGGAGGCCGGACATCCTGTTCGTCTGCGGCGGGATCGACGTGCAGCGCTCGACCGGCGCCGACCACCTTTCAACCCTGCGCCGCGCGGCGCGTGAAGGGCTGATGCTGGGCAGCCTGTGCACCGGCACGTACGCGCTGGCCAAGTCCGGGCTGCTGGGCGGCTATGCCTGCGCCATCCACTGGGAAAACATGTCGGCGCTGAAGGAGGAGTTCCCCGATACCCGCTTCCTGAAGGAACTGTTCGTGATCGACCGCGACCGCGTGACCTGCACTGGCGGCGTCGCGCCCCTCGATATGATGCTGTTCCTGATCGCCAGCCGAGTCGGCACGGGCCGGGTCACGCAGATCGCCGAGCAGTTCATCGTCGAGCATGTGCGCGACACCAGCGCGCAGCAGAAGATGCCGCTGGTCGCGAGGCTGGGGTCGGCGAACAAGTCCCTGTTCGAGGTGATCTCGCTGATGGAGAACAACATCGAGGAGCCGCTATCGCGCGAGGAGCTCGCGCGGCTGGCCATGATGTCGCAGCGGCAGCTGCAGCGGCTGTTCCGCGACCACCTCGGGATGACGCCGACGCACTATTACCTCACGCTGCGCCTGCGCCGTGCGCGCGAGCTTCTGCTGCAGACCGACATGTCGATCATGCATATCACGATGGCCTGTGGTTTCCAGTCAGCGTGCCACTTCAGCAAGAGTTATCGCGAGGCGTTCGGGGTGGCGCCGACACGCGAGCGGAGGGCGCAGACGGCGCCGCTGGCGAAGCCGCCGGTGCATGGGAAGGCGCAAAAGTATGCACCGGCGCTCCATGCGTGAAATGGTAAGAGGAGCTGGGATCGTCCCGCCCGCGCCGCGCCAATAAAATCGGGCGGCCTGCCTGCGCCGCCCTTTTTTAACGCTCCGCGCGACGGATCAGGCCGCCTCCAGCATCCCATGCGGATCGATCACGAATTTCCGCGGCGCGCCGCCATCGAACTGCTGGTAGCCTTCCGGCGCCTGGTCCAGTGAGATCACCGACACATTGACGATTTCCGCGATGGGCAGCCGATTGTGCAGGATGGCCTGCATCAGGTTGCGGTTGTACTTAAGCACCGGCGTCTGGCCGGTGTGGAAGGAATGCGACTTGGCCCAGCCGAGGCCGAAGCGGATGCTCAGGCTGCCGCGTTGCGCCGCGGCATCCTTCGCACCCGGATCATCGGTCACGTAAAGGCCCGGGATCCCGATCGCACCTGCGGGGCGCGTGATCTCCATCAGCGAGTTCAGTACCGTCGCGGGCGCCTCCTCCACGTGGCCCGAAGCGCCATGTCCGTGCGCCTCGAAGCCGACGCAGTCGACCGCGCAATCAATCTCGGGCGTGCCGAGGATAGCGGCCATCTGTTCGCCGAGCGTCGCATCCCGCGACAGGTCGACGACCTCGAATCCCATCGCCTTGGCGTGGGCCAGGCGCGCCGGGTTCATGTCGCCGACGATGGTGCAGGCCGCGCCGAGCAGGCGCGCCGAAGCCGCGGCCGCCATGCCGACCGGACCCGCGCCGGCAATGTAGACGGTCGAGCCGGGCTTCACGCCGGCGGTCACGGCGCCATGGTAGCCGGTGGGCAGGATATCCGACAGGCAGGTGAGGTCGCGTATCTTTGCCAGTGCTTGGTCGCGGTCGGGGAACTTCAGCAGGTTGAAGTCGGCGTACGGCACCATGACATACTCGGCCTGCCCGCCGATCCAGCCGCCCATGTCGACGTAGCCGTACGCGCCGCCGGCACGCGACGGATTGACGCTCAGGCAGACTCCGGTGTGTTGCTCCTTGCACATCGCGCAGCGCCCGCAGGCCACGTTGAACGGCACGGAAACCAGGTCGCCGATCTTCAGCGTCTCGACGTCGCGGCCAATCTCGATGACCTCGCCCGTGATCTCGTGGCCGAGAACGAGGCCCACCTCCGCGGTCGTGCGCCCGCGCACCATATGCTGGTCCGAGCCGCAGATATTTGTGCTCACGACCTTGAGGATCACGCCGTGCCCGATCGCGCGGCCGGTTGGATCGACCATTTTCGGATAGTCGATGTTCTGCACCTCGACCTTGCCCGGCCCAAGATATACGACACCCCGGTTGTTGCTCATCGCCTTGTCTCCTTGTCTTCGATAAAGCCTGCCGCACTCGCGGCAGGCGTGTTCGAGAGTAGTGCGCAGAGCCGCGGTACTTTGTGCAAAATCCGACGCGCGCTTGAACTGGCCCGACTTCGTTGCCGCCAGGCTAGAACTTGTGACGGATCGCGGCGCGCACCAGCACCTGGCTCGACGTCGACGACGAGTCGGCCGCACCGGGTATGTAGGCGCGATCCAGTGCCGTGCCGGTCTTGTCGCCGCTCACGCGCTGGTAGACACCCTGCAGATAGACGTCGGTCCGCTTCGAGAAGTTGTAGTCCGCCATCAGCCCGATGCTGTGGACTTTCGGCTTGGCCTCGCCCGACGACGCCTGGAACTTCTCCGTAGTCAGCGTGTAGACCGCGCCGGCATAGAACGCCGGCGTAAACTGGTACTTGAAGTTGAGCTCGAAGTTCTGGAACTTGAGCGCGTCCAGCGTGCCGGTTGCCGGCAGAATCGACCCGGAAATGTAGGAAGTCGACAGCGGCTGCGTCAGGTTGGTGTTGGAGTACGAGAAGCCGGCGGTCGCCGCGCCGAACGTGTAGTTGATGCCGGCGCCGAAGATGCGCAGGCGCCTGGCAAGGAAGTTCTGGTCGCCGCCGCTGCTGATGGCGCCGTTGGCCGTCGCCGACGGGTTGTCGGCCTGCAGGTAAGCCGCCGCCAGCAACCAGCCACCATTCGCGTACTGCATTCCCGCGCCGTACTGGCGGTTGTTCGCAAAGTTGGTGTCGTTGCTGAAGCTGTACGTGCCCCCGAACTGGAACCCGCCAAACGTGGGGCTGGTGTACTTGACCGTGTTATTGACACGAAACGAGTAGACCATGTTGTCGTTGTCGTAAGGATGGCCGAACATATAGCCGCCCCAGTTGCCGACCACGGTCGTCTGCGCCAGGTAGTCGATCACGGAATCGTACTGACGCCCGAGCGTGATGGTCCCGAGCCGGTCGTCGGCCAGCCCGACATAGGCCTGCCGACCGAACAGCACGCCGCCCTGCGCCGCCCTGCCGGTGCTGGCATTGAAGCCGTTCTCGAGCTGGAACAGCGCCTTGACGCCCCCTCCCAGGTCTTCCGAGCCCTTCAGGCCCCAGCGGCTCCCTTGCGCGAAGCCGCTCTGCATCTCGATCAGCCGGTCACCGCCGACGTTGTTGGTGTAGTTGATGCCTTCGTCGATGATGCCGTACAGCGTCACGCTGCCCTGGGCGAACGCGGACGTGGCAAACAACAGGGAAATGGTGGCGCCTAGCGTGGTTTTTTTCATTGGGTTTCCTCCTCGTATTGGTAGCTCGCGGATACGAGAGTAGTCGCCAGGGCCCCACCGTTTGCATGCTAAACCCGACGCGCGCTTGACCGGCGCCGACATCTCCCTGTGGAACGATCAGGCCGGCTTTCTGGCGCGGCGCAAGAAGTCGGCGCGCGTCCATTCCAGCTCGACGCCGACGCGCTGTGTGCCGGGGCGTATCTTCGGCTTGTGCACGGCGAGCGTCAGCGTGTCGAGCGCCGGCCATTCGCGGAACGACAGCTCCGCGATGTCGGCCACCAGCGTCTCGAGAAGGCGCGTGTGCGGTTTGCGTGCAAGATACGCGGCGACGCGCGTGCAATAGCCTTCGTAGTCGATCCACTCGGTGGCTTCGCTCGGCTCGCGCCGGTAGCCCAGGCGCGCGTCGATCACGATTGGCTGGGGGGCGTCGTGTTCGTGCGGATGGATGCCGATGCGCACAGGCACCGTCAACGCATCGATGAACACGCTCCAGCCCCGCCCCGGCAGCAGTGGTGCCTCGAGCCCCCCGTCGAGTCGATTCAGCTCAAGCCCCGCCAGCGGCTCGGCAAACGCCTTCTCGACCGGCTTCATGACAACAGCGGCGTCGCCGCGTCTAGCAGGATGCGGCAGAAGTAATCCGCAAAGCTGCGTCGCACCACGATTTCGAAGCGGTCGTCGCCGGTCGGCACGAGTATGACCGGCGCTTTGAAGTAGTGACTCTGGGCGCATTGCCCGGTCTGGAAAACACGCGGATGCAGGTCGAGGGGGCAACCCCGCGCCAGCACATCGCGCACACGATCCCCGCTGATTTCGACCACGGTGTAGCCGCTGCCGACGTCGACCGCGGCCGAATACGAGCCGGCGATGGCCGGCGCCAGCTTGTCCTCCAGCACGCCGGCTGGCACCGGCCCGTTCGAGCGCACCAGCCATTCGTCCGGGCCCAGCCAAAGCACGTCGTACGCGGCGCTGCGCGCACACGTGTTCGGGGCAGCCGGCGGACAGCAGCCCACCACGCCCTCGAACCCATCGACGAACGCAGGGTCGGCCAGCTCGCCCCGCACGATGACCAGATCGAGGAACTGCCGCTCGCGCACCGTGAAGTACATCGACCCGCGCAGGTGCGGACTCTCCAGCAGACTGGCCGCGCCGATCAGCGGCGACTCCAGGCGCACGTCACGCGTGCGCGCGTTTGGCAACGGCGCGTCGGCCAATGCCGAGGCAAGACCTTGTTCATTCCACATTCTGGCGCACTCCTTCGGTATCGTAGAAAACCGGGCTGGAAATCTTCGCGCTCACACGGCGGCCCTCGGCCAACGGGATCGCGACGCTCTCGCCCATCTTGCCCAGCCCGCCCTTCACCACGGCGAGCGCAATCGAACGCTGCAGGATCGGGCTGTAATAGCTCGACGTCACGTGGCCGATCATCGGCGTCGGCTCGGTCGTCGACACCCGCGTGCCCGGCGCGATGATCTGGGCCCCCTCGGGCAGCACGAACTGTGCGTCGTCGGTCAGCAGGCCGACGAACTGCTTGCGGCCCTCCTTCACCGTGTCCGAACGCGTCAGCGAGCGCTTGCCGAGGAATTCCTTCGATTTCGCCACCAGCCCGCCCATGCCAAGGTCGTACGGCGTGATCGAGCCATCGGTGTCCTGGCCGACGATGATGTAGCCCTTCTCGGCACGCAGCACGTGCATGGTCTCGGTGCCGTACGGCGTGATGTCGAACTCGGCGCCGGCGGCCATCAGCGCTTCCCACACCGCGCGCCCGGCGTTGGCGGGAACGTTGACCTCGTATGCCAGCTCGCCCGAGAAGCTGATGCGCATCACGCGCGCCCTGGCGCCGGCCACGGTACCGTTGCGGTAGCTCATGAACGGGAACGCCGCGTTGGCAAAGTCAATGTCGGCGCAGACCTTCTCCAGCACCTTGCGGCTCTTCGGCCCGACCACGGCGAATGTCGCCCAGTGGTCAGTCACCGAGGACAGGCGGACTTTCATGTCGGGCCACTCGGTCTGCAGCCAGCGCTCGAGCCACGTCAGCACGCGTGCGGCGCCGCCGGTGGTGGTGGTCATCATGAAATGCTGCTCGCCGAGCCGCACCGTCACGCCGTCGTCGAACACCATGCCGTTCTCGTCCAGCATCAGCCCATAGCGGCACTTGCCGATTTCGAGCTTGCCCCAGGGGTTGGTGTACATCCAGTTCAGCAGCGTGACTGCGTCCGGGCCCTGAATGTCGATCTTGCCCAGCGTCGACGCGTCGAGGATGCCAACGCTGTTGCGCACCGCCAGGCATTCGCGCTTCACCGCGGCGTGCAGGTCCTCGCCACGCTTCGGAAAATACCAGGGGCGCTTCCAGTTGCCGACGTCCTCGAACAGCGCGCCGTTGGCGACGTGCCATTCGTGCACGCAGGTCTTGCGCACGGGATCGAGGAAATCGCCGACCTCGCGCCCGGCGAAGGTACCGAACGTGACCGGTGTGTAATTGGGCCGGAACGTGGTGGTGCCGGTCTCCGGAATCGACTTGCCCAGCGCCTGGGCCAGGATCGCCATGCCGTTGATATTGCCGAGCTTGCCCTGGTCGGTGCCGAAGCCCATCGCGGTGTAGCGCTTCACGTGCTCGACCGACTCGAAGCCTTCGCGCGCCGCCAGCAGGATGTCCGACGCTGCGACGTCATTCTGGAAATCGACGAACTGCTTGGGCCCGCGCGCAGCTGCCTCGCGGCTGCCGACCAGCCACAGCGGCAACAGCGCGCCCTCGGCGACGGCGCTGACCTTGGGCGCGGCCGGCCGCTTCGCACTGTTGAAGCCGGCGGCCTTCGCCGCCTCGGTGCCCGCTTCCAGCGCCAGCGGCAGTGCCAGCGCGAGGTTGAATTCGCCCGCGGCCGCGCCGATGCTGGTCTCGGCCTGCATCGACTTGCCCGGCACGAAGCAGGTCTTCTCGTCGCTCCACTGCGCCTTGCCGCCCGATTGCGCGAACAGGTGCAGCACCGGGCTCAGGCCGCCCGACATCGCGACGAGGTCGCAGGCGATCCTCGACACCTTGCCG
It encodes:
- a CDS encoding sarcosine oxidase subunit alpha family protein, with the protein product MSQKDRLGTGGRINRGKPLSFTFNGRVYQGFQGDTLASALLANGVRFVARSFKYHRPRGIMTADVAEPNAVVQLEAGAYTVPNARATEIELYQGLVAASVNAEPDLERDRMAVNQKFSRFMPAGFYYKTFMWPRKMWPRYEEKIREAAGLGKAPTTLDADRYDKCYAHCDVLVVGGGPTGLAAAHAAAVTGARVILVDDQCELGGSLLSGRADINGKPALQWVAEIEGKLRKLPDVTILSRSNAFGYQDHNLVTVTQRLTDHLSVSMRHGSRELLWKIRARRVILATGAHERPIVFGNNDLPGVMMASAVLTYIHRYSVLPGREAVVFTNNDRGYQAALDLKACGAKVTIVDPRATTSGALPAAAKRQGLNVMHGAVVVAAAGKTHVTSVSVASYANGKVGGKVSRIACDLVAMSGGLSPVLHLFAQSGGKAQWSDEKTCFVPGKSMQAETSIGAAAGEFNLALALPLALEAGTEAAKAAGFNSAKRPAAPKVSAVAEGALLPLWLVGSREAAARGPKQFVDFQNDVAASDILLAAREGFESVEHVKRYTAMGFGTDQGKLGNINGMAILAQALGKSIPETGTTTFRPNYTPVTFGTFAGREVGDFLDPVRKTCVHEWHVANGALFEDVGNWKRPWYFPKRGEDLHAAVKRECLAVRNSVGILDASTLGKIDIQGPDAVTLLNWMYTNPWGKLEIGKCRYGLMLDENGMVFDDGVTVRLGEQHFMMTTTTGGAARVLTWLERWLQTEWPDMKVRLSSVTDHWATFAVVGPKSRKVLEKVCADIDFANAAFPFMSYRNGTVAGARARVMRISFSGELAYEVNVPANAGRAVWEALMAAGAEFDITPYGTETMHVLRAEKGYIIVGQDTDGSITPYDLGMGGLVAKSKEFLGKRSLTRSDTVKEGRKQFVGLLTDDAQFVLPEGAQIIAPGTRVSTTEPTPMIGHVTSSYYSPILQRSIALAVVKGGLGKMGESVAIPLAEGRRVSAKISSPVFYDTEGVRQNVE
- a CDS encoding dihydroneopterin aldolase, producing MKPVEKAFAEPLAGLELNRLDGGLEAPLLPGRGWSVFIDALTVPVRIGIHPHEHDAPQPIVIDARLGYRREPSEATEWIDYEGYCTRVAAYLARKPHTRLLETLVADIAELSFREWPALDTLTLAVHKPKIRPGTQRVGVELEWTRADFLRRARKPA
- the fdhA gene encoding formaldehyde dehydrogenase, glutathione-independent codes for the protein MSNNRGVVYLGPGKVEVQNIDYPKMVDPTGRAIGHGVILKVVSTNICGSDQHMVRGRTTAEVGLVLGHEITGEVIEIGRDVETLKIGDLVSVPFNVACGRCAMCKEQHTGVCLSVNPSRAGGAYGYVDMGGWIGGQAEYVMVPYADFNLLKFPDRDQALAKIRDLTCLSDILPTGYHGAVTAGVKPGSTVYIAGAGPVGMAAAASARLLGAACTIVGDMNPARLAHAKAMGFEVVDLSRDATLGEQMAAILGTPEIDCAVDCVGFEAHGHGASGHVEEAPATVLNSLMEITRPAGAIGIPGLYVTDDPGAKDAAAQRGSLSIRFGLGWAKSHSFHTGQTPVLKYNRNLMQAILHNRLPIAEIVNVSVISLDQAPEGYQQFDGGAPRKFVIDPHGMLEAA
- a CDS encoding porin, with product MKKTTLGATISLLFATSAFAQGSVTLYGIIDEGINYTNNVGGDRLIEMQSGFAQGSRWGLKGSEDLGGGVKALFQLENGFNASTGRAAQGGVLFGRQAYVGLADDRLGTITLGRQYDSVIDYLAQTTVVGNWGGYMFGHPYDNDNMVYSFRVNNTVKYTSPTFGGFQFGGTYSFSNDTNFANNRQYGAGMQYANGGWLLAAAYLQADNPSATANGAISSGGDQNFLARRLRIFGAGINYTFGAATAGFSYSNTNLTQPLSTSYISGSILPATGTLDALKFQNFELNFKYQFTPAFYAGAVYTLTTEKFQASSGEAKPKVHSIGLMADYNFSKRTDVYLQGVYQRVSGDKTGTALDRAYIPGAADSSSTSSQVLVRAAIRHKF
- a CDS encoding GlxA family transcriptional regulator gives rise to the protein MSTDRTASLSHFAFMPLPNFSMIAFSNAIEVLRMANYLSGQELYRWSVISPEGGPVTASNDLTIDTRPAHSIGRPDILFVCGGIDVQRSTGADHLSTLRRAAREGLMLGSLCTGTYALAKSGLLGGYACAIHWENMSALKEEFPDTRFLKELFVIDRDRVTCTGGVAPLDMMLFLIASRVGTGRVTQIAEQFIVEHVRDTSAQQKMPLVARLGSANKSLFEVISLMENNIEEPLSREELARLAMMSQRQLQRLFRDHLGMTPTHYYLTLRLRRARELLLQTDMSIMHITMACGFQSACHFSKSYREAFGVAPTRERRAQTAPLAKPPVHGKAQKYAPALHA
- a CDS encoding sarcosine oxidase subunit gamma, with the translated sequence MWNEQGLASALADAPLPNARTRDVRLESPLIGAASLLESPHLRGSMYFTVRERQFLDLVIVRGELADPAFVDGFEGVVGCCPPAAPNTCARSAAYDVLWLGPDEWLVRSNGPVPAGVLEDKLAPAIAGSYSAAVDVGSGYTVVEISGDRVRDVLARGCPLDLHPRVFQTGQCAQSHYFKAPVILVPTGDDRFEIVVRRSFADYFCRILLDAATPLLS
- a CDS encoding dipeptidase, with product MSPLHEDSIIIDGLNISKFERSVFEDMRKGGVTAANCTVSVWENFTKTVDNIALMKQQIRDHGELLTLVRTTDDILRAKREGKTGVILGFQNAHAFEDNLGYIEAFADMGVRVVQLCYNTQNLVGTGCYERDGGLSDFGREVITEMNRVGIMVDLSHVGGNTSSEAIAFSKKPVCYSHCLPSGLKEHPRNKSDQQLREIADAGGFVGVTMFAPFLKRGIEATVDDYIEAIDYVVNLVGEDAVGIGTDFTQGYSTEFFDMLTHDKGRYRRLTNFGKVINPEGIRTIGEFPNLTAAMERAGWKTSRIRKIMGENWVRVFKEVWGA
- a CDS encoding serine hydroxymethyltransferase — encoded protein: MSNTQTFFSQSLAERDARVRGALLKELERQQSQVELIASENIVSRAVLEAQGSVLTNKYAEGYPGKRYYGGCEFADEVEALAIDRVKQLFDAGFANVQPHSGAQANGAVMLALAKPGDTVLGMSLDAGGHLTHGAKPALSGKWFNAVQYGVNRDTMLIDYDEVEALAREHRPSLIIAGFSAYPRKLDFARFRAIADSVGAKLMVDMAHIAGVIAAGRHPNPVGHAHVVTSTTHKTLRGPRGGFVLTNDEEIAKKINSAVFPGLQGGPLMHVIAGKAVAFGEALQPEFKTYIDHVLANAQALGEVLKEGGVDLVTGGTDNHLLLVDLRPKGLKGTQVEQALERAGVTCNKNGIPFDTEKPTITSGIRLGAPAATTRGFGVAEFREIGRLILEVFEALRANPEGDPATEQRVRREIFALCDRFPIY